Proteins from one Primulina huaijiensis isolate GDHJ02 chromosome 18, ASM1229523v2, whole genome shotgun sequence genomic window:
- the LOC140964633 gene encoding subtilisin-like protease SBT2.4, whose amino-acid sequence MGFTPLQAIFDGVGPSFGSGLLQYKLVLAKDALKVNGTFPMTQYVEEFQYPEALDPTVVQGTLEAIIEIAKVIGFMGFVLVANPSYGDFIAQPIPFSVPGTSIPRISDSKQTQRDDKGHGIRYSGRAAISEERIATYMEKAPVASRFSSRGSDYMDQRKNPEDVIKPDILAPGNQIWAAWSPMSVQNPILSGKSFALISGTSMATPHIAGIAAYN is encoded by the exons ATGGGTTTCACTCCGTTGCAGGCGATATTTGATGGGGTGG GTCCAAGTTTCGGAAGTGGCTTGCTTCAGTATAAGTTGGTTCTGGCCAAAGATGCACTCAAGGTGAATGGAACGTTTCCTATGACTCAGTATGTAGAGGAATTCCAATATCCAGAGGCATTGGATCCTACGGTGGTGCAAGGCA CTCTAGAAGCCATTATTGAAATAGCAAAGGTTATTGGATTTATGGGATTTGTCCTTGTTGCAAATCCGAGTTATGGAGACTTTATAGCTCAGCCTATTCCCTTCTCAGTTCCTGGCACAAGTATCCCACGAATAAGTGATTCTAAG CAGACTCAAAGAGACGATAAAGGGCATGGTATAAGATATAGTGGCAGGGCAGCCATAAGTGAGGAAAGAATCGCTACGTACATGGAAAAAGCACCAGTCGCGAGTAGATTCTCTTCAAGAGGTTCTGATTATATGGACCAAAGAAAGAACCCTGAGGATGTGATTAAGCCAGATATTTTAGCTCCAGGTAACCAAATTTGGGCAGCTTGGAGCCCCATGAGTGTCCAGAATCCTATCCTATCAg GCAAAAGTTTTGCTCTAATATCAGGAACGAGTATGGCAACTCCCCACATTGCAGGCATAGCTGCATATAATTAA
- the LOC140964791 gene encoding chromatin remodeling protein EBS has translation MAKTRPGKRDLDSYTIRGTNKVVIVGDCVLMRPSENNSAPYVARVEKIEADNRNNLRVRVRWYYRPEESVGGWRQFHGTKELFLSDHYDVQSADTIEGKCIIHTFKDYTKLENVKPEDFFCRFEYKPSTGAFLPDRVAVYCNCEMPYNPDDLMIQCEECKDWYHPACVGMTIEQAKQMVQFVCSEHSADEDVKKPNDSTFTNGKAQTKRQKT, from the exons ATGGCGAAAACAAGACCTGGTAAAAGAGATTTGGATTCTTACACCATTAGAGGAACCAACAAAGTTGTCATAG ttGGGGATTGTGTCTTGATGCGACCATCAGAAAACAACTCTGCCCCTTATGTGGCACGGGTGGAAAAGATTGAGGCAGATAACCGTAACAATTTGAGGGTTCGAGTGAGGTGGTACTACAGGCCAGAGGAATCAGTAGGTGGGTGGAGACAATTCCATGGAACAAAGGAGTTATTCTTGTCAGATCACTACGATGTTCAGAGTGCtgacaccattgaggggaaATGCATCATTCACACTTTCAAAGATTATACTAAGCTGGAAAATGTCAAGCCCGAGGATTTTTTTTGCCGATTTGAGTATAAACCTTCCACCGGAGCTTTCCTCCCTGATCGTGTTGCAGT GTATTGCAACTGTGAGATGCCATATAATCCGGATGATCTGATGATACAATGTGAGGAATGCAAAGACTG GTATCATCCTGCTTGTGTGGGTATGACAATAGAACAAGCAAAGCAAATGGTTCAATTTGTTTGCTCTGAACACTCAGCTGATGAAGATGTTAAGAAGCCTAATGACTCCACATTCACAAATGGCAAG GCACAGACCAAGCGCCAGAAGACATAA
- the LOC140963797 gene encoding uncharacterized protein — protein MEEPESTLQILTPYCGGGRQCSNPNSPEFEFRMIRNPSFPQPNLLSADELFYDGFLLPLHKINLSNVPRPPPPRKDIIEASGPGEEPSNVESAELSASPRLTSSKRWMDIFKKSSRSSTTASADGNGKRKGIDDYSKEKRREKNNAVSASNGFSASELNINLWPFPRSRSAGNEGTRPRPASAARKVSSAPCSRSNSAGESKSRKWPSSPSRAAGVHLGRSSPVWQVRRGGSGGGVAVSARSSHAFLKSAQKGIRKDGNDIRRKTQAAGSVSGGPVYIDYRHHLSCRSDDNSAHGGGGGGGISGEGVRGNNLFNIRSLFTKKSNSVSI, from the coding sequence atGGAAGAACCAGAGTCCACCCTTCAAATTCTTACACCATATTGTGGTGGTGGAAGACAGTGCAGTAATCCAAACTCACCTGAATTCGAGTTTCGGATGATTCGAAACCCATCTTTTCCACAGCCTAATCTCCTCTCTGCCGATGAACTCTTCTACGACGGATTCCTCCTCCCCCTACACAAGATTAACCTCTCCAACGTGCCTCGACCTCCGCCGCCGCGTAAGGACATTATTGAAGCATCTGGACCCGGGGAAGAACCTTCGAATGTTGAATCGGCTGAGTTGTCAGCATCTCCTAGGTTGACTTCTTCGAAACGTTGGATGGATATATTCAAGAAAAGCTCACGTTCATCGACTACCGCTAGCGCAGATGGTAATGGCAAAAGGAAGGGTATTGATGATTACAGTAAGGAGAAGAGGAGAGAGAAGAATAACGCTGTTAGCGCGAGTAATGGGTTCAGCGCTTCGGAGCTAAACATAAACCTTTGGCCGTTCCCAAGGAGTAGGTCCGCCGGGAACGAGGGGACCAGGCCGCGACCTGCTTCAGCGGCTCGGAAAGTGAGTAGCGCACCGTGCTCCAGGAGTAACTCAGCAGGCGAGTCAAAGTCCAGGAAGTGGCCCAGTAGCCCTAGCCGAGCCGCTGGTGTTCACTTGGGGAGGAGCAGTCCTGTTTGGCAGGTTCGCCGCGGTGGATCTGGTGGCGGCGTCGCAGTAAGTGCGCGGAGTTCACACGCATTCCTGAAGAGTGCTCAAAAGGGTATCAGAAAAGACGGGAATGACATTCGCCGGAAGACACAAGCCGCCGGGTCTGTCAGCGGAGGTCCTGTCTATATCGACTACCGGCATCATCTAAGTTGCAGAAGTGATGATAACAGCGCTcatggcggcggcggcggcggcggcatATCTGGTGAAGGGGTACGTGGCAATAATTTATTCAACATCCGAAGTCTCTTTACAAAGAAGTCTAATTCAGtatcaatataa